Proteins co-encoded in one Euleptes europaea isolate rEulEur1 chromosome 1, rEulEur1.hap1, whole genome shotgun sequence genomic window:
- the LOC130493267 gene encoding zinc finger protein 345-like, translated as MAWVTVAQEYYSAANALSSECRLTSLLFIPEADCPQTKSEGEPEHLLLDTKEQKRNNGTNWKRENEYSASEGAESQVKPDKCSESRRSLGWKRDHPGHQRLHGGETHKCLDCGKTFAKNFLLAAHRRIHRGEEPYKCLDCEKSFPWRSHLTVHQRVHTGEKPYKCLQCGKSFASSSQHTKHQRIHTGEKPYKCLQCEKSFAWSTKLIEHQHIHTGEKPYKCLDCGKSLASSSQLTKHQRIHTGEKPYKCLQCAKSFASSRQLTAHQRIHTGEKPYKCLVCGKNFAWSSQLIEHQHIHTGEKPYKCLDCGKSFASSSQLMKHQRIHTGEKLYKCLQCGKSFLWNSQLIIHQRIHTGEKPYKCLDCGKSFASSSHLTKHQHIHTGEKPYQCLQCGKRLASSSQLNIHQRIHTGEKPYKCLDCGKSFASSSHLTKHRRFHTGEKPHQCFECGKSFASSSHLTVHQRMHTGEKPYKCLQCGKIFASSRQHATHQCIHTGEKPYKCLQCGKSFARKTYLRAHQRNHTEEKPYKCLECGKSFAWNSRLAKHQRVHTGEKPYKCLECGKSFAWSAQLTKHQRVHTVEKPYKCLECGKSFAQSSHLTYHQHIHVSQTLRTDTLSSSGAEEKWRRRTQEDLDLPREQGKTPILTKLAEQSWGPSVKMEAELCAMERAPLEEGQPARAQERAQGALSCAWTQGLVRGPSRWENSLPGPLVVKRQCSTILFAEVWKLLLYLQSR; from the exons ATGGCCTGGGTCACCGTAGCTCAGGAATATTATTCTGCTGCAAACGCACTCTCCAGTGAATGCC GCCTTACCAGTCTTCTCTTTATTCCAGAGGCTGATTGTCCGCAGACGAAGTCCGAGGGAGAACCAGAACACCTCCTCCTGGACACAAAGGAGCAGAAACGCAACAATGGAACAAACTGGAAGAGGGAGAACGAATACTCTGCCTCTGAGGGTGCTGAATCCCAGGTGAAACCTGATAAATGCTCGGAGAGTAGAAGGAGCTTGGGTTGGAAGAGAGACCATCCTGGCCATCAACGACTCCATGGTGGGGAGACACATAAATGCCTGGACTGTGGAAAGACGTTTGCTAAGAATTTCCTCCTCGCTGCACATCGACGAATCCACCGAGGGGaggaaccatataaatgcctggattgtGAAAAGAGCTTTCCTTGGCGTTCacatcttactgtccatcaacgaGTGCACAccggagagaagccatataaatgcttgcagtgtggaaaaagctttgcttcaagttcgcAGCATACTaaacatcaacgtatccacactggggagaaaccgtataaatgtctgcagtgtgaaaagagctttgcttGGTCTACAAAGCTTATTgaacatcaacatatccacactggggagaaaccatataaatgcttggattgtggaaagagcttagcttcgagttcacagcttactaaacatcaacgtatccacactggggagaaaccatataaatgcttgcagtgtgcaaAAAGCTTTGCTTCAAGTAGGCAGCTTACTGCACATCAAcgtattcacactggggagaaaccctataaatgcttagtgtgtggaaagaactttgcttgGTCTTCACAGCTTATTGAACATCAACacatccacacaggggagaaaccatataaatgcttggattgtggaaagagctttgcttcaagttcacagCTCATGaaacatcaacgtatccacactggggaaaaactatataaatgcttgcagtgtggaaagagctttctttggAATTCACAGCTTAttatccatcaacgtatccacactggggagaaaccatataaatgcttggattgtggaaagagctttgcttcaagttcacacCTTACTaaacatcaacatatccacactggggagaaaccatatcaatgcttgcagtgtggaaagcgCTTAGCTTCAAGTTCTCAGCTTAATAttcatcagcgtatccacactggggagaaaccatataaatgcttggattgtggaaagagctttgcttcaagttcacacCTTACTAAACATCGACgtttccacactggggagaaaccacatcAATGcttcgagtgtggaaagagctttgcttcaagttcacaccttactgtccatcaacgaatgcacactggggagaaaccatataaatgcttgcagtgtggaaagatcTTTGCTTCAAGTAGGCAGCATGCTACACATCagtgtatccacactggggagaaaccatataaatgtctgcagtgtgg AAAAAGCTTTGCTCGGAAGACGTATCTTAGGGCCCATCAACGTAACCACACtgaggagaaaccatataaatgcttggagtgcggaaagagctttgcttggaaTTCACGGCTTGCTAAACATCAAcgtgtccacactggggagaaaccatataaatgcttggagtgtggaaaaagctttgcgTGGAGTGCACAGCTTACTAAACATCAACGTGTCCACACAGtggagaaaccgtataaatgcttggagtgtggaaagagctttgctcagagttcacacCTTACTTACCATCAACATATCCATGTGTCACAGACACTGAGGACTGATACATTATCTTCTTCAGGC gcagaggagaaatgGAGGCGCAGGACCCAGGAGGACCTGGACCTGCCAAGAGAGCAAGGAAAGACCCCCATCCTGACCAAGCTggcagaacag AGTTGGGGTCCATCCGTGAAGATGGAAGCTGAGCTCTGTGCGATGGAAAGAgctcccttggaggaagggcagccgGCCCGAGCCCAAGAGCGcgcccaaggtgccctctcttGCG CCTGGACTCAAGGGCTTGTGCGAGGGCCCAGCCGGTGGGAGAATAGCCTGCCTgggcctctg GTAGTGAAGAGACAGTGTTCAACCATTCTCTTTGCAGAGGTGTggaaactgctgctgtacctccagtccaggtag
- the LOC130493266 gene encoding zinc finger protein 135-like — translation MLENYGSVAFLEHKRTHTGEKPFECSECGKTFSQSGNLQAHQRTHTGEKPFECSECGKTFSQSGNLQAHQRTHTGEKPFECSECGKTFSHSSTLQQHQRTHTGEKPCECSECGKRFSCNGSLQLHKRTHTGEKPFECSECGKRFSHSGNLQEHKRTHTGEKPFECSECGKRFRHSGSLQQHQRTHTGEKPFECSECGKTFSQSGNFQEHKRTHTGEKPFECSECGKTFSQSGNLQTHQRTHTGEKPFECSECGKTFSHSSTLQQHQRTHTGEKPCECSECKCGKTFSQSGNLQAHQRTHTGEKPFECSECGKTFSHSSTLQQHQRTHTGEKPCECSECGKRFSCNGSLQLHKRTHTGEKPFECSECGKRFSHSGNLQEHKRTHTGEKPFECSECGKRFRHSGSLQQHQRTHTGEKPFECSECGKRFSWRGNLEQHQRT, via the exons atgctggagaactacggGAGCGTGGCCTTTCTGG AGCataaaagaacccacacaggggagaaaccttttgaatgctcagagtgtggaaagacattcagtcaGAGTGGTAATCTTCAAgcgcatcaaagaacccacacaggggagaaaccttttgaatgctcagagtgtggaaagacattcagtcaAAGTGGTAATCTTCAAgcgcatcaaagaacccacacaggggagaaaccttttgaatgctcagagtgtggaaagacattcagtcacagtagcactcttcaacagcatcaaagaacccatacaggggagaaaccttgtgaatgctcggagtgtggaaagagattcagttgcaatggcagTCTTCAGCTGCATaaaagaacccatacaggggagaaaccttttgaatgctcagagtgtggaaagagattcagtcacagtggcaatcttcaagagcataaaagaacccatacaggggagaaaccttttgaatgctcagagtgtggaaagagattcaggcacagtggcagtcttcaacagcatcaaagaacccacacaggggagaaaccttttgaatgctcagagtgtggaaagacattcagtcaaagtggcaattttcaaGAGCataaaagaacccacacaggggagaaaccttttgaatgctcagagtgtggaaagacattcagtcaGAGTGGTAATCTTCAAacgcatcaaagaacccacacaggggagaaaccttttgaatgctcagagtgtggaaagacatttAGTCACAGTagcactcttcaacagcatcaaagaacccacacaggggagaaaccttgtgaatgctcagagtgta agtgtggaaagacattcagtcaAAGTGGTAATCTTCAAgcgcatcaaagaacccacacaggggagaaaccttttgaatgctcagagtgtggaaagacattcagtcacagtagcactcttcaacagcatcaaagaacccatacaggggagaaaccttgtgaatgctcggagtgtggaaagagattcagttgcaatggcagTCTTCAGCTGCATaaaagaacccatacaggggagaaaccttttgaatgctcagagtgtggaaagagattcagtcacagtggcaatcttcaagagcataaaagaacccatacaggggagaaaccttttgaatgctcagagtgtggaaagagattcaggcacagtggcagtcttcaacagcatcaaagaacccacacaggggagaaaccttttgaatgctcagagtgtggaaagagattcagttggagAGGCAATCTtgaacagcatcaaagaaca